A stretch of Aureispira sp. CCB-E DNA encodes these proteins:
- a CDS encoding NYN domain-containing protein: MSTQKNSEKRLAVLIDGDNIPSAYIKEMMEEIAKYGIPTIKRIYGDWTRPHLKKWKNLLLTNAITPIQQYAYTRGKNATDSAMIIDAMDILYSGKVDGFCIVSSDSDFTRLATRLREAGMNVIGIGERKTPEPFIVACDRFIYVEILKPKLEKIISKGKASSKIKKDEKDDFEPVTPKVKRLIENTISDVADDDGWAFLGDVGSLLQKKQPNFDARNYGFPKLTPLIKSVKSIEIDERESGRSKSRLIYVRVK, from the coding sequence ATGAGCACTCAAAAAAATTCTGAAAAACGACTAGCCGTTCTTATTGACGGTGACAATATACCTTCTGCCTACATCAAAGAAATGATGGAAGAAATTGCCAAATATGGCATTCCTACTATAAAAAGAATTTATGGCGATTGGACAAGACCACACCTAAAAAAATGGAAAAATTTACTTTTAACCAATGCTATTACTCCGATACAACAGTATGCTTATACTAGAGGAAAAAATGCAACGGATTCTGCAATGATTATTGATGCTATGGATATTTTGTATTCTGGCAAAGTAGATGGCTTTTGCATCGTTTCTAGTGATAGCGATTTTACTCGTCTAGCTACTCGATTGCGAGAAGCTGGTATGAATGTCATTGGCATTGGAGAGAGAAAAACCCCTGAGCCGTTTATCGTTGCCTGCGATCGTTTTATTTATGTTGAAATCTTGAAACCTAAACTTGAAAAGATCATCTCCAAAGGCAAGGCGTCAAGCAAAATCAAAAAAGATGAAAAAGACGATTTTGAGCCTGTTACGCCCAAAGTAAAACGCTTGATCGAAAATACTATTTCTGACGTTGCCGATGATGATGGCTGGGCTTTTTTGGGAGATGTTGGTTCTCTACTACAAAAAAAGCAACCTAATTTTGATGCTAGAAATTATGGGTTTCCCAAACTAACACCTTTGATTAAATCCGTTAAGTCTATTGAAATCGACGAACGAGAATCGGGGCGCAGCAAAAGTCGCTTAATTTATGTCCGAGTAAAATAG